In one window of Fodinibius salicampi DNA:
- a CDS encoding M1 family metallopeptidase gives MKNISIVLYCSFLLLLITAITLPATAQNSGVLATQADSLRGSITPQRAWWEVVYYDLNVAVMPEDSTISGYNNITYRVTDQPARLQVDLQDPLKIDQIKQDGEELSYERAKNSYAYFVNMPNNLQKDSLYTLSVYYQGKPKVAENPPWDGGFIWAQDSLGNPWIATANQGLGASVWWPNKDHQSAEPDSMSINITVPDEIKNVSNGRLRDTTRHDNGMTTWHWFISNPINNYNIAVNAGNYVNFSEIFDGEDGTLDLSYWVLEQNLDKAKKQFQQVKPMMRCFEDWFGPYPFYEDSFKLVETPHLGMEHQSAVAYGNQYQNGYMGRNLSGSGWGLKWDFIIIHEAAHEWWGNNITTNDIADMWVHEGFTSYSESIYTECRFGKEAAREYTIGLRANIENREPVTGQYGLNNEGSGDMYYKGHNMLHTIRQIVDNDSTWKEILRGINRDFRHQIVTADQVEKYIIEQSGKDLDDLFDQYLHYASIPVFQYYIDDLNRLHYRWKADISHFNMPLKIAEGKGDYYFIYPVSNRWKITKVDKGKDFKTDPNFYIDTERISNEESVNGNN, from the coding sequence ATGAAAAATATCTCTATAGTTCTGTATTGCAGTTTCCTACTGTTACTTATTACAGCCATAACCTTGCCGGCTACCGCTCAGAACTCCGGCGTACTTGCTACTCAAGCCGACAGTCTCCGGGGATCCATCACGCCACAGCGCGCCTGGTGGGAAGTGGTCTATTATGATCTGAATGTGGCCGTTATGCCTGAAGATTCAACGATCAGTGGATATAATAATATTACCTATCGTGTCACCGATCAACCTGCCCGGCTGCAAGTTGATCTGCAGGACCCCTTGAAAATTGATCAGATTAAGCAGGATGGGGAAGAATTATCCTATGAGCGTGCAAAGAATAGCTACGCTTATTTTGTGAATATGCCTAATAATCTGCAAAAAGACTCGCTTTACACCCTTTCCGTATATTACCAGGGAAAACCGAAAGTAGCTGAAAATCCACCTTGGGATGGCGGCTTTATATGGGCACAGGATTCACTCGGCAATCCCTGGATCGCTACTGCCAACCAAGGACTTGGTGCCAGCGTCTGGTGGCCAAATAAAGATCACCAGTCCGCCGAGCCCGACAGTATGAGCATCAATATTACGGTGCCTGATGAAATTAAAAATGTCTCGAATGGTCGATTAAGAGATACCACTCGGCATGATAATGGCATGACCACTTGGCATTGGTTCATTTCCAATCCCATTAATAACTATAATATCGCCGTTAATGCCGGCAATTATGTAAACTTTAGCGAAATCTTTGATGGCGAAGACGGCACGCTCGATCTCAGCTATTGGGTTCTGGAACAAAATCTCGACAAAGCAAAGAAACAATTCCAGCAAGTTAAACCGATGATGCGCTGTTTTGAAGACTGGTTTGGACCTTATCCTTTTTATGAAGACAGCTTTAAGCTGGTAGAAACGCCTCACCTGGGCATGGAGCATCAGAGTGCGGTAGCCTATGGGAATCAATATCAAAACGGATATATGGGCCGGAATCTTTCCGGTTCCGGCTGGGGACTTAAATGGGATTTTATCATTATCCATGAGGCTGCTCATGAATGGTGGGGCAACAATATCACAACCAATGACATTGCCGATATGTGGGTCCATGAAGGCTTTACCAGTTATTCGGAATCTATCTATACCGAATGTCGCTTTGGAAAAGAAGCCGCACGGGAATACACTATTGGATTACGCGCTAACATTGAGAACCGGGAGCCCGTGACCGGTCAATACGGACTTAATAATGAAGGGTCGGGGGACATGTATTATAAAGGACATAATATGCTCCATACTATTCGCCAGATTGTAGACAATGATTCTACCTGGAAAGAAATTCTCCGGGGAATCAACCGGGATTTCCGTCATCAAATTGTAACTGCTGATCAAGTTGAGAAGTATATTATAGAACAGTCGGGCAAAGATCTGGATGATCTGTTTGACCAGTACCTGCATTATGCGAGCATTCCGGTTTTCCAATACTATATTGATGATCTAAATCGCCTGCACTACCGATGGAAAGCAGACATTTCGCATTTCAATATGCCACTGAAGATAGCCGAGGGTAAAGGAGATTATTATTTTATCTATCCGGTATCTAACCGTTGGAAAATAACAAAGGTAGACAAAGGAAAAGATTTCAAGACAGATCCCAACTTCTATATTGATACAGAGCGCATATCCAACGAGGAGTCGGTCAATGGGAACAATTGA
- the era gene encoding GTPase Era, with protein sequence MENTKDHRSGYVAIIGKPNAGKSTLMNRLLGSKVSITTHKPQTTRHQILGIHSEEDMQIIFLDTPGVIDPSYELQKAMMKTVDRARTDADIILLIVDVTDYEVPGRIFKMFSSMKNKKIFLVINKIDKTSEQQAEVVANNIQERFDFDDTLFVSALNGEGLQNLMDTIKADIPSGPPFYPKDMLSEQPVRFFVAEMIREQLFLLYHQEIPYSSTINIVQYDERDDLDYISADIIVNRESQKGILIGKGGKAIKKLGKNAREVIQKFVDKKIYLDLHVKVREKWRENPSHVRHYGY encoded by the coding sequence ATGGAAAATACCAAAGATCATCGATCCGGTTACGTAGCTATCATCGGCAAACCCAACGCCGGCAAATCCACGCTGATGAATCGCCTGCTCGGCAGTAAAGTCTCGATCACCACACACAAACCCCAAACTACACGCCACCAGATTCTGGGCATCCACTCCGAAGAAGACATGCAGATTATCTTTCTGGATACGCCCGGCGTTATTGACCCGAGTTATGAACTCCAAAAAGCGATGATGAAGACGGTAGATCGTGCCCGTACCGATGCCGATATCATTTTACTGATTGTGGATGTAACGGATTATGAAGTACCGGGACGTATTTTTAAAATGTTCTCCTCGATGAAAAACAAGAAGATTTTCCTGGTAATTAACAAGATTGACAAAACTTCGGAACAGCAGGCGGAAGTCGTTGCCAACAACATTCAGGAACGATTTGATTTTGATGACACGCTTTTCGTTTCGGCCCTCAACGGGGAGGGACTCCAGAACTTGATGGATACGATTAAGGCAGATATCCCATCCGGACCGCCATTCTATCCCAAAGACATGCTCAGCGAGCAGCCAGTGCGCTTTTTTGTGGCCGAAATGATTCGGGAACAGCTTTTTCTGCTTTACCACCAGGAAATACCATATTCCTCCACCATTAATATCGTGCAGTACGATGAACGCGATGATCTGGATTATATCAGTGCGGATATTATTGTAAACCGTGAATCACAGAAAGGAATCCTCATTGGCAAGGGAGGCAAAGCAATCAAAAAGCTTGGAAAAAATGCACGGGAAGTCATCCAGAAGTTTGTTGATAAAAAAATATACCTGGATTTACACGTAAAGGTGCGCGAAAAGTGGCGCGAAAATCCAAGCCATGTGCGTCATTATGGATATTAA
- a CDS encoding pyridoxine 5'-phosphate synthase yields the protein MQLLVNVDHVATLRNARGEGYPDPTEAAEVCEKAGATGIVFHLRKDRRHIRDEDVHKLKKQVQGTLDFEMAATDEMLDVCIEVDPHLVTLVPESREELTTEGGLDMASVFEDFKQRVFSRLRETDIATSLFIDPNKKDIELAAELGSDAIELHTGTYANAPNKESKKHELERLRKGAVLAHDLGMKVNVGHGLNLTNLKPLVETVPHLHDISIGHALVSSALFYGLDTTVKKFLQIMENA from the coding sequence ATGCAACTTTTGGTAAATGTTGATCATGTTGCGACACTCCGTAATGCCCGCGGAGAAGGATATCCCGATCCCACTGAGGCCGCAGAAGTATGCGAAAAAGCAGGTGCAACCGGCATTGTGTTTCACTTGCGAAAAGACCGGCGGCATATCAGAGATGAAGATGTACACAAATTAAAAAAACAGGTGCAGGGTACGCTCGATTTTGAGATGGCGGCTACTGACGAGATGCTGGATGTATGCATTGAGGTAGATCCCCATTTGGTTACACTGGTTCCGGAAAGCCGGGAGGAACTGACCACGGAAGGCGGATTAGATATGGCATCGGTTTTTGAGGATTTTAAACAGCGGGTATTTTCCCGGCTGCGGGAAACCGATATTGCTACTAGTCTTTTCATTGATCCGAATAAGAAAGATATTGAACTAGCGGCTGAGTTAGGCAGTGATGCCATTGAACTGCATACAGGAACCTATGCGAACGCTCCGAACAAAGAGTCGAAAAAGCACGAGCTGGAGCGGTTAAGAAAGGGAGCGGTTTTAGCCCACGATCTTGGCATGAAAGTGAATGTCGGCCATGGACTTAATCTTACGAACCTGAAACCGCTGGTGGAAACCGTACCCCATCTACATGATATCAGTATTGGCCACGCCCTGGTCTCTTCGGCCCTTTTTTATGGATTGGATACGACCGTTAAGAAGTTTTTGCAAATTATGGAGAATGCATAA
- a CDS encoding NlpC/P60 family protein produces the protein MISPKNIVNIFLAGCLLIGCGVARQTGKPVASQASEDSQSPNKEERTEDKAGFGQDSITAMSVSSKANSTESLLEQAYSEWKGTPYVLGGYSSNGVDCSRFVNIVFDEYFGKELPTNTRTQLNVGNGIRRAAIQTGDLIFFRTGRKTLHVGIAMDEKQFMHASTSSGVTISKLNKKYWANRYLGARRVL, from the coding sequence ATGATTTCTCCGAAGAATATTGTTAACATTTTCCTGGCAGGATGCCTGTTGATCGGGTGCGGAGTGGCCCGCCAGACGGGCAAACCGGTAGCCTCGCAAGCTTCTGAGGATTCACAATCCCCGAATAAAGAAGAAAGAACCGAGGATAAAGCCGGGTTTGGGCAAGATTCCATCACGGCAATGAGCGTTTCCTCGAAGGCGAATAGCACCGAATCATTATTGGAGCAAGCCTACAGCGAATGGAAGGGCACGCCCTATGTTTTAGGTGGTTACTCTTCCAATGGAGTCGATTGTTCCCGTTTCGTCAACATTGTATTTGATGAGTATTTTGGAAAGGAGCTGCCAACCAATACCCGTACTCAGCTGAATGTGGGGAATGGCATCCGGCGGGCTGCTATCCAAACCGGTGATTTAATTTTCTTTCGAACGGGACGAAAAACGCTCCATGTGGGCATTGCCATGGATGAGAAACAATTTATGCATGCTTCAACTTCAAGCGGGGTAACTATAAGCAAGCTGAACAAAAAGTATTGGGCCAATAGATACCTTGGGGCCAGAAGAGTCTTGTAA
- a CDS encoding aldose epimerase family protein, whose product MRSYIRILVSLLIVGSVVACTNEDQSPNYVPVEQSEFRTEHDGKQIDLYTLENEEGMKVQITNYGGKIVSLLVPNRNGELGDVVLGYETGQEYIDGIASLGATMGRYANRIANAQFNLNDSTYYLDENNGAHSIHGGEQGFRHQVWDAEQINDQTLRLTLFSEDGEGGYPGNLDVSVVYTVTDDNELKLEYSASTDKPTFLNMTNHAFFNLKGEGEGKILDHELYVDADQFTPVDSTAIPIGELRDVEGTPFDFRETTPIGARIDADNQQLEHVGGYDHNFVLNKDSGEMDLAARLIEPETGRIMEVFTTEPGLQVYTANGLTGEGNQVGKGGHAYGPRSAVCLETQHFPDSPHHSHFPSTLITPDDDYSSTTIYKFDTMD is encoded by the coding sequence ATGCGTTCATATATTCGAATACTAGTATCTCTTTTAATCGTTGGAAGTGTTGTTGCCTGTACTAATGAAGATCAATCCCCGAACTATGTTCCTGTGGAGCAGTCTGAATTCCGTACCGAACACGATGGGAAGCAGATTGATCTGTATACGCTGGAGAACGAAGAAGGTATGAAAGTGCAAATTACCAACTACGGGGGAAAGATCGTTTCCTTGTTAGTGCCCAACCGCAATGGTGAGCTTGGCGATGTAGTACTGGGATATGAAACGGGTCAGGAATATATTGACGGTATAGCTTCTCTTGGAGCCACTATGGGACGCTATGCCAACCGGATTGCGAATGCCCAGTTTAATCTCAATGACAGTACGTATTACCTGGATGAAAATAATGGTGCACATTCCATTCATGGAGGGGAACAAGGCTTCAGGCACCAGGTATGGGATGCTGAGCAGATAAACGACCAGACCCTTAGGCTGACCCTTTTCTCAGAGGATGGGGAAGGAGGATATCCGGGGAATCTGGATGTGAGTGTTGTCTATACGGTCACCGATGATAATGAACTTAAACTTGAATACTCTGCCAGCACCGACAAGCCTACCTTCCTGAATATGACGAATCACGCCTTCTTTAACTTGAAAGGAGAAGGGGAAGGAAAAATTTTGGATCATGAGCTTTATGTAGATGCTGATCAGTTTACGCCGGTAGACTCGACTGCCATTCCCATCGGTGAGTTGCGCGATGTAGAAGGAACGCCCTTTGACTTCAGGGAAACCACGCCCATTGGTGCCCGTATTGATGCTGATAACCAGCAGCTTGAGCATGTAGGAGGTTATGATCATAATTTTGTACTAAATAAGGATTCGGGAGAAATGGATCTGGCCGCCCGATTAATAGAGCCCGAAACCGGACGCATTATGGAAGTGTTTACCACCGAACCCGGATTGCAGGTATATACCGCTAACGGACTTACCGGCGAAGGCAACCAGGTTGGGAAAGGAGGACATGCTTACGGTCCGCGATCGGCCGTTTGTCTGGAAACCCAGCATTTCCCCGATTCGCCCCATCATTCCCATTTTCCTTCTACCTTAATAACTCCGGATGATGATTACAGTTCTACCACTATTTATAAATTCGATACAATGGATTGA
- a CDS encoding restriction endonuclease has translation MSIWQHHELYRDLNKLCNLDFYNTCFKPCFFCGAKLNSRALDVTEFTHAPDLISMFKTDLLDVTRRKFPEYFTDLPDSYFEILDKESSDLYSYCYACEFCGWWIADYRGFLAAKDMIWEVIAGVSAVLKEFDISDISTPIQDIRSFLSGRYKTRNILHPIKYEEVVASVFSDLGYDVKLTSYNHDDGIDILLENDSDCIGVQVKRTKNKIQIDTIRSFVGALILGGFTKGIFVTTSDFTKVSRATADIANKSIIPIELWDASSFLEVLKVAQVSCFDFDSILNSVLKTEFWTPIAFCNLNSL, from the coding sequence ATGAGTATATGGCAACATCATGAACTGTATAGAGATTTGAATAAACTCTGTAACTTAGACTTTTATAATACTTGTTTTAAGCCGTGCTTTTTTTGTGGTGCGAAACTTAACTCAAGGGCTCTAGATGTTACTGAGTTTACCCATGCCCCGGATCTTATTTCAATGTTCAAAACAGATCTTCTTGATGTAACAAGAAGAAAATTTCCAGAATATTTCACAGATCTTCCAGATTCATATTTTGAGATCCTGGATAAGGAATCTTCTGATTTATATTCATATTGTTATGCATGTGAATTTTGCGGTTGGTGGATTGCTGACTATAGAGGATTTCTTGCAGCTAAAGATATGATTTGGGAGGTTATAGCAGGAGTATCAGCTGTACTAAAGGAATTCGATATATCTGATATATCTACTCCCATTCAGGATATTCGATCTTTCCTGTCCGGAAGATATAAGACTCGGAATATATTGCATCCCATTAAATATGAAGAAGTGGTTGCAAGTGTTTTTTCAGATTTGGGATATGATGTTAAGTTGACAAGTTATAATCATGATGATGGGATTGATATTTTACTTGAAAACGACTCAGATTGTATAGGAGTTCAGGTAAAAAGGACCAAAAATAAAATTCAGATTGATACAATTCGCTCATTTGTTGGGGCATTGATATTAGGAGGATTTACAAAAGGAATCTTTGTGACGACTTCGGATTTCACCAAAGTTTCTAGAGCCACTGCCGATATAGCAAATAAAAGTATTATACCCATTGAGCTTTGGGATGCTTCCAGTTTTCTAGAGGTATTGAAAGTTGCACAAGTATCTTGTTTCGATTTTGATTCTATTCTTAACTCAGTTTTAAAAACTGAGTTTTGGACTCCAATTGCTTTTTGTAATCTAAATTCGCTCTAA
- a CDS encoding TlpA family protein disulfide reductase, with translation MRGALVSSEKIDITQPFLINGNTYEVSYIDSTGFQIFLQPSNETEAPVRGLTAPNFQATDLEGNEHNLHSYFGEPVLLEFWSKYCPYCKEVRPDLNQLQEEYCEDFTLMTMARETDRNELKEHLKKNPKQGIFVLRNDEAWNTFNPITATPTFYLIDSDGTIKMKGIGAEKIEVVEKMLQNLL, from the coding sequence ATGAGGGGGGCATTAGTATCCAGCGAAAAGATTGATATTACCCAACCTTTTCTGATTAATGGGAATACGTATGAAGTCAGTTACATTGATTCAACGGGATTCCAAATTTTTCTGCAACCAAGTAATGAAACAGAAGCCCCGGTTCGCGGGTTAACGGCACCCAACTTTCAGGCAACAGATCTGGAAGGTAACGAGCATAACCTGCATTCGTATTTTGGGGAACCGGTCCTCTTGGAGTTTTGGTCTAAATACTGTCCTTATTGTAAAGAGGTAAGACCTGATTTAAACCAACTGCAAGAAGAATATTGTGAGGATTTTACACTTATGACGATGGCCCGGGAAACAGACCGGAATGAGCTGAAGGAACATCTGAAAAAGAATCCTAAGCAAGGCATATTTGTTCTTCGTAACGATGAGGCCTGGAATACCTTTAATCCCATTACCGCTACACCTACTTTTTATTTAATCGACAGTGACGGGACTATCAAAATGAAAGGGATAGGAGCGGAAAAAATTGAAGTCGTTGAGAAAATGCTGCAGAACCTATTATAG
- a CDS encoding PAS domain S-box protein yields the protein MQVRYKKQAYQLANIGHWELDIENEELYWSDEIKKLHEVDSDYTPDLERAIEFYKEGEYRKKVRSAVNLAIEAGEPFTFESKIITHKGNERWVRAIGEPKMKEGKCIRLFGSTQDITELKKTEKKARKAQQKLRDIIEHSTVMFYRHDTDHHLQYLSPQSEYFLGCTPEEGKQKWTSFVTDHPKNKEGLKKTEKAIKTGHPQPPYELQLKRTDGRTIWVKVNESPITDEGKTVAMVGCMTDITELKEKESQLRNIANNIDGMVHRYQRFPDGHDEFIYVSEGVRELHEVTPKEVLADSGVLWSQIDDGYIEEVRKSVDISARNLSKWNQKWKIETPSGREKWIHGRGTPQKKEDGSIIWDTILLDITEQEQAKNKQQELYRIIEESLNEVYIFETDSLEFVYFNSLAKDHTGYTEDQMQEMTPLDLIEDAEICQNFDKYLRPLDLANKEVVTFSTIHKRSDGSVYPIDVRLRKEGYNGKPVYVAVILDITNQKELEDHIKRQVSLLNHILDSLPGLFYMVGEDLTFSRTNKNVEKLFGLSAEELQATNALSLVAPREQKRAKRLIGKAFQQGYAELETILIGKDGKEYHYYMNGSQIKLADKNYVIGSGIDVTKRIRTEEENRVLLQEIHHRVKNNLAIISGLLSLELQELSQDSYGQMPLERSINRIHSIAKVHELLYQSASFSYVNVKRYISELTDTAMMTLQKGDNIHIHLELDDIDMNINEVIPLGMLMNELLTNSLKYAFSEEGKGVIEVNVCKSGDRYEVHYQDDGRGFDRRDFDNSETLGLTIVKMLLKQLEAKFDVDTEDGFELKFSFKEKKTGSHSNM from the coding sequence ATGCAGGTACGGTATAAAAAACAAGCGTATCAGTTGGCTAACATCGGACACTGGGAGCTGGATATAGAAAATGAAGAACTTTACTGGTCTGATGAAATAAAAAAGCTCCACGAGGTTGATTCCGATTATACCCCGGATTTAGAACGTGCTATTGAGTTTTATAAAGAGGGAGAGTATCGTAAAAAAGTTCGTTCGGCTGTAAATTTGGCCATTGAAGCAGGAGAGCCATTTACTTTTGAGTCCAAAATTATTACACACAAGGGCAATGAGCGATGGGTTAGAGCAATAGGTGAGCCTAAGATGAAGGAGGGCAAGTGTATTCGCCTCTTCGGAAGTACACAGGATATTACCGAGCTTAAAAAGACGGAAAAGAAAGCCCGGAAAGCTCAGCAAAAGCTGCGCGACATCATTGAGCATAGTACGGTAATGTTTTATCGACACGATACTGATCACCACCTACAGTATCTCAGTCCACAGTCAGAATATTTTTTAGGATGTACGCCTGAAGAAGGAAAGCAAAAGTGGACGTCATTTGTTACAGATCATCCTAAAAATAAAGAAGGTCTTAAGAAGACCGAAAAGGCTATTAAAACGGGTCATCCCCAGCCTCCTTATGAGCTGCAGTTAAAAAGAACTGATGGTCGGACAATTTGGGTCAAAGTCAATGAATCTCCTATCACCGATGAGGGAAAGACTGTGGCAATGGTAGGGTGTATGACGGATATCACAGAGCTTAAAGAAAAGGAATCTCAGCTGCGAAATATAGCCAATAATATTGATGGTATGGTTCATCGATACCAGCGATTTCCGGATGGACATGATGAATTTATTTATGTTAGCGAGGGCGTCAGAGAGTTGCATGAAGTTACTCCCAAAGAAGTGCTGGCTGATTCTGGTGTCTTGTGGTCACAGATTGATGACGGATACATTGAGGAGGTGAGAAAATCGGTAGATATTTCGGCCAGGAATTTAAGTAAATGGAATCAAAAGTGGAAGATAGAAACACCGAGCGGAAGGGAGAAATGGATCCATGGCCGGGGAACGCCCCAAAAGAAAGAGGATGGAAGTATTATCTGGGATACCATTCTGTTGGATATAACAGAGCAGGAACAGGCAAAAAATAAGCAGCAGGAGCTTTATCGCATTATAGAAGAAAGTCTGAATGAAGTTTATATTTTCGAAACAGATTCTCTGGAATTCGTCTACTTCAATTCATTGGCCAAGGATCATACCGGCTATACAGAAGATCAGATGCAGGAAATGACACCGTTGGATCTTATTGAAGATGCAGAAATTTGTCAGAATTTTGATAAATATCTAAGACCGTTAGATCTTGCTAATAAAGAAGTAGTGACATTTAGCACAATCCACAAGCGTTCTGATGGGTCTGTATATCCGATAGATGTACGATTGCGGAAAGAGGGATACAATGGCAAGCCAGTATATGTGGCCGTAATACTGGATATTACCAATCAGAAAGAATTGGAAGATCATATTAAAAGGCAGGTCTCGCTTTTGAACCATATTTTGGATAGCCTGCCGGGACTATTCTATATGGTTGGTGAAGATCTTACCTTTTCCAGAACAAATAAAAATGTTGAAAAGTTGTTTGGGTTATCGGCTGAGGAATTACAGGCAACAAATGCGTTATCTCTTGTAGCACCCCGCGAGCAGAAGAGGGCAAAACGACTGATAGGAAAAGCATTTCAGCAAGGATACGCCGAGCTGGAAACGATATTAATAGGAAAGGACGGGAAAGAGTATCATTACTACATGAATGGAAGTCAGATAAAACTGGCTGATAAAAATTACGTAATAGGCAGTGGAATTGATGTCACAAAGCGGATAAGAACAGAAGAAGAAAACCGGGTATTACTTCAGGAAATTCACCACCGGGTAAAGAATAATTTGGCTATAATTTCTGGTCTCCTGTCTCTTGAGTTGCAGGAATTATCACAAGATAGTTACGGCCAAATGCCTCTTGAAAGAAGCATAAATCGTATTCATTCCATTGCCAAAGTTCATGAACTTTTGTATCAGTCCGCAAGCTTTTCATACGTCAACGTCAAAAGATATATATCTGAGTTGACGGATACGGCTATGATGACTCTCCAAAAAGGCGATAATATTCATATCCACCTGGAGTTAGATGACATTGATATGAATATTAATGAAGTAATTCCCTTGGGAATGTTGATGAATGAATTATTGACAAATTCCCTGAAATATGCCTTCAGTGAGGAGGGGAAGGGTGTTATAGAAGTTAATGTTTGCAAGAGCGGAGATCGCTACGAGGTACATTATCAGGATGATGGACGGGGATTTGACAGGAGGGATTTTGATAATTCAGAAACCCTTGGCCTAACCATTGTTAAAATGTTGTTAAAGCAGCTCGAAGCAAAATTTGATGTGGATACAGAAGATGGATTTGAATTAAAATTCAGCTTTAAGGAAAAGAAAACCGGATCCCATTCAAATATGTAA
- a CDS encoding RraA family protein, which yields MTKKNIIFSSVVTLLFCLFIQASVIAQDVDVQMSEQEVIALTPEWEGERYPDGRPKVPEGILERMEEVTLEEAWAVLRNENFEHQYTENWETINPDSVLVGRALTATFMPGRPDVQRVLERAGEKAGRTGSQNAWPVAMLKQGDVYVADQFGAHEDGPTIGDNVGNAIYTNSGNGIVYNGALRDVAGLKEIEDFTSFFRSYHPSHHLNNPEGELNTTLVSINAPTRIGKVMVMPGDIVLGRDGGVIFIPPHLAERVVTTSEIVRLRDMFGQQRIREGVYGADQIDARWTEEIEKDFSQWLEDHMDELPVPKEQIQELLDERTW from the coding sequence ATGACAAAAAAGAACATAATTTTCTCTTCGGTTGTTACACTCCTATTTTGCCTTTTTATTCAGGCATCTGTAATAGCTCAGGATGTGGATGTGCAGATGTCAGAACAGGAAGTCATTGCACTAACACCTGAGTGGGAGGGAGAGCGCTATCCGGATGGACGCCCGAAAGTTCCTGAAGGAATCCTGGAACGCATGGAAGAAGTGACGCTCGAGGAAGCCTGGGCAGTACTGCGTAATGAGAACTTTGAGCACCAGTATACCGAAAATTGGGAAACCATCAACCCAGATAGTGTACTGGTTGGACGGGCGCTAACCGCAACTTTTATGCCCGGCCGGCCCGATGTGCAGAGAGTACTTGAACGTGCAGGAGAAAAAGCCGGTCGGACGGGATCCCAAAACGCCTGGCCGGTAGCGATGCTTAAGCAGGGGGATGTTTATGTGGCTGACCAATTCGGAGCTCATGAAGATGGGCCCACTATCGGCGATAATGTCGGAAATGCTATTTATACCAATTCCGGTAATGGCATTGTCTATAATGGGGCCCTCCGTGATGTAGCGGGGCTGAAAGAAATCGAAGATTTTACTTCCTTTTTCCGCAGTTACCATCCGTCTCATCATCTTAATAATCCGGAGGGTGAACTCAATACTACCCTGGTAAGCATTAATGCCCCAACCCGCATTGGAAAAGTGATGGTAATGCCGGGTGATATAGTGCTGGGACGAGATGGAGGAGTTATATTTATTCCGCCGCATCTGGCCGAGCGAGTAGTTACAACCTCAGAGATCGTACGGCTTCGGGATATGTTTGGCCAGCAGCGAATACGGGAAGGGGTTTACGGGGCCGATCAGATTGATGCCCGCTGGACGGAAGAGATCGAAAAAGATTTCTCACAATGGCTCGAAGATCATATGGATGAACTGCCGGTTCCGAAAGAACAGATACAGGAGTTGCTGGATGAGCGAACCTGGTAG